From the genome of Uranotaenia lowii strain MFRU-FL chromosome 1, ASM2978415v1, whole genome shotgun sequence, one region includes:
- the LOC129740706 gene encoding tyrosine-protein phosphatase 69D-like — MATEDPQGITKFTKRINSEYSLQRGPILVHCSAGAGRTGIFVALDTLSQQLNEEGQVSIFNTICDMRYQRNFLVQSLKQYIFLYRALTELAYFGDTEIDKISLAATVESLKQPSSDNSDITKLEAQFQRLKSFQDDSRRTIAMGGSEENKAKNRSDACVPYDKNRVILAPKPGHDNCTYMRSSHQYRGQQFDRIQIGAKVAVLEFITSLNAPFKLYLKRITDGGIVTAEVKSQKKM, encoded by the exons ATGGCAACGGAAGACCCACAAGGAATCACCAAATTCACCAAACGCATCAATTCAGAATACTCATTGCAGCGTGGCCCGATATTGGTTCATTGCAGTGCTGGTGCTGGTCGAACCGGTATTTTCGTGGCCCTCGATACACTTTCACAGCAATTGAACGAGGAAGGTCAGGTTTCCATCTTCAACACAATTTGTGATATGCGATATCAAAGAAATTTTCTCGTTCAGTCACTG aaacaatACATATTTTTATATCGAGCCCTTACTGAGTTAGCATATTTTGGGGATactgaaattgacaaaatatcaTTAGCTGCAACCGTGGAAAGTCTGAAACAGCCATCATCGGATAACTCCGATATTACTAAATTAGAAGCACAATTCCAG CGACTGAAGTCCTTCCAAGACGACTCCCGACGTACAATTGCGATGGGTGGTAGCGAGGAGAACAAGGCCAAGAATCGATCGGATGCGTGTGTTCCCTACGACAAAAATCGAGTCATCCTGGCTCCGAAACCGGGTCACGACAACTGCACTTACATGAGATCCTCGCATCAATATCGTGGACAACAATTCGACCGTATCCAAATCGGAGCCAAAGTAGCAGTGCTGGAATTTATCACATCCTTGAATGCCCCGTTTAAGCTTTACCTGAAGAGGATCACAGACGGCGGTATCGTCACTGCCGAggtaaaaagtcaaaaaaaaatgtag
- the LOC129740679 gene encoding uncharacterized protein LOC129740679 isoform X2 yields the protein MDSYIFNEKTFKIDCFNFCTSSDNLNNCNFSAQKFNNTSLRLATEDRLKNMGLKEGPILLVLDIIGKTKAKNSTCTEQLNTENISEIRIKLEKHAKFAQQVLYAKLDKQLPLLRKEMCEMVRILCWRWKNRVISKDYPKTVELEEMARKIIQEFPYLQNYAENSEMAFFSRNSGKGRGQPHSEEVVSIAINLAVMEGMPENITYIKEDMVKCLPLLQNLIVRKKKPKSISETLPHLLGFGGEIIVDMFSIMNPSYNKHANLNSVCAKGLLFKPTSFGRVKDGNLRGALRIWLTLNCQGINRKIYDGDIEEQLAQAFITWTGEDAMATLEMLGRYEAIFLTTGKYPPAQILCQAKPFDVGNYTIYLNGITIKPSFRSPRFYLNADHQKLWFGSYLSYQLQLYVEVFFSTTNKTQTQKTQTNLEKYNKTKCAKYWPENVNDSTQYGELGNAFTSDSYYADYIVRNLKVTKRSINSAGEDVEDNRYIS from the exons ATGGATTCTtacatttttaacgaaaaaacttttaagattgattgttttaatttttgcacaTCATCTgataatttaaacaattgtaatttttcagcgcaaaaattcaacaacacTTCGTTGAGGCTAGCAACCGAAGACCGCTTAAAAAATATGGGATTGAAGGAAGGGCCGATTCTCCTTGTACTGGACATAATAGGGAAAACAAAAGCCAAAAATTCAACATGTACAGAACAATTGAATACTGAAAACATCTCCGAAATCCGAATAAAGCTAGAGAAGCATGCCAAATTCGCCCAACAGGTTCTGTACGCAAAACTGGATAAACAGCTGCCGCTCCTACGCAAAGAGATGTGCGAGATGGTTCGCATCTTGTGTTGGAGGTGGAAAAACCGAGTTATTTCTAAAGA CTATCCAAAAACTGTCGAACTGGAGGAAATGGCTCGCAAAATTATCCAGGAGTTTCCATATTTGCAGAACTATGCAGAAAACAGCGAAAtggcatttttttcaagaaatagtGGCAAAGGGCGTGGTCAGCCGCATTCTG AAGAAGTTGTCAGTATAGCCATAAACCTTGCAGTGATGGAAGGAATGCCTGAAAATATCACTTATATAAAAGAAGACATGGTGAAGTGTTTGCCATTACTACAAAATTTGatcgttcgaaaaaaaaaaccaaaatcaattTCGGAAACCTTACCGCACCTTCTCGGATTTGGGGGTGAAATA ATTGTTGACATGTTTTCGATAATGAATCCCTCATACAATAAACACGCAAACCTTAACAGTGTTTGTGCTAAGGGGCTACTGTTCAAGCCGACTAGCTTCGGTCGGGTCAAAGATG GTAATTTAAGAGGAGCTTTACGCATCTGGCTAACCTTGAACTGTCAAGGAATCAACCGTAAAATTTATGATGGCGATATTGAGGAGCAGTTAGCGCAAGCATTCATCACATGGACTGGA gaGGATGCAATGGCTACCCTTGAGATGTTGGGAAGGTATGAAGCCATATTCCTTACAACTGGAAAATATCCTCCAGCCCAGATTCTGTGCCAAGCGAAACCATTCGATGTAGGGAATTATACGATATATTTAAATGGCATCACAATTAAG CCATCCTTCCGTAGCCCAAGATTTTACTTAAATGCTGATCATCAAAAGCTCTGGTTTGGATCCTACCTTAGCTACCAACTGCAGCTATACGTCGAAGTTTTCTTCTCAACCAcaaat AAAACACAGACGCAGAAAACGCAGACCAACTTGGAGAAGTACAATAAAACGAAATGTGCCAAATATTGGCCGGAGAATGTTAACGACTCGACACAGTATGGAGAGCTGGGCAATGCTTTTACTTCCGATAGCTACTATGCCGATTATATAGTGCGAAATTTGAAG GTGACAAAACGATCTATCAACTCAGCTGGCGAAGATGTAGAAGACAATCGATACATCTCTTAG
- the LOC129740679 gene encoding uncharacterized protein LOC129740679 isoform X1, with protein sequence MDSYIFNEKTFKIDCFNFCTSSDNLNNCNFSAQKFNNTSLRLATEDRLKNMGLKEGPILLVLDIIGKTKAKNSTCTEQLNTENISEIRIKLEKHAKFAQQVLYAKLDKQLPLLRKEMCEMVRILCWRWKNRVISKDYPKTVELEEMARKIIQEFPYLQNYAENSEMAFFSRNSGKGRGQPHSGIIYNHFRNLCHGIPKQHKKFPRSSNTITVTEEVVSIAINLAVMEGMPENITYIKEDMVKCLPLLQNLIVRKKKPKSISETLPHLLGFGGEIIVDMFSIMNPSYNKHANLNSVCAKGLLFKPTSFGRVKDGNLRGALRIWLTLNCQGINRKIYDGDIEEQLAQAFITWTGEDAMATLEMLGRYEAIFLTTGKYPPAQILCQAKPFDVGNYTIYLNGITIKPSFRSPRFYLNADHQKLWFGSYLSYQLQLYVEVFFSTTNKTQTQKTQTNLEKYNKTKCAKYWPENVNDSTQYGELGNAFTSDSYYADYIVRNLKVTKRSINSAGEDVEDNRYIS encoded by the exons ATGGATTCTtacatttttaacgaaaaaacttttaagattgattgttttaatttttgcacaTCATCTgataatttaaacaattgtaatttttcagcgcaaaaattcaacaacacTTCGTTGAGGCTAGCAACCGAAGACCGCTTAAAAAATATGGGATTGAAGGAAGGGCCGATTCTCCTTGTACTGGACATAATAGGGAAAACAAAAGCCAAAAATTCAACATGTACAGAACAATTGAATACTGAAAACATCTCCGAAATCCGAATAAAGCTAGAGAAGCATGCCAAATTCGCCCAACAGGTTCTGTACGCAAAACTGGATAAACAGCTGCCGCTCCTACGCAAAGAGATGTGCGAGATGGTTCGCATCTTGTGTTGGAGGTGGAAAAACCGAGTTATTTCTAAAGA CTATCCAAAAACTGTCGAACTGGAGGAAATGGCTCGCAAAATTATCCAGGAGTTTCCATATTTGCAGAACTATGCAGAAAACAGCGAAAtggcatttttttcaagaaatagtGGCAAAGGGCGTGGTCAGCCGCATTCTGGTATAATCTACaatcattttagaaatttatgcCATGGAATaccaaaacaacataaaaaatttcctCGTTCATCCAACACAATAACGGTTACAGAAGAAGTTGTCAGTATAGCCATAAACCTTGCAGTGATGGAAGGAATGCCTGAAAATATCACTTATATAAAAGAAGACATGGTGAAGTGTTTGCCATTACTACAAAATTTGatcgttcgaaaaaaaaaaccaaaatcaattTCGGAAACCTTACCGCACCTTCTCGGATTTGGGGGTGAAATA ATTGTTGACATGTTTTCGATAATGAATCCCTCATACAATAAACACGCAAACCTTAACAGTGTTTGTGCTAAGGGGCTACTGTTCAAGCCGACTAGCTTCGGTCGGGTCAAAGATG GTAATTTAAGAGGAGCTTTACGCATCTGGCTAACCTTGAACTGTCAAGGAATCAACCGTAAAATTTATGATGGCGATATTGAGGAGCAGTTAGCGCAAGCATTCATCACATGGACTGGA gaGGATGCAATGGCTACCCTTGAGATGTTGGGAAGGTATGAAGCCATATTCCTTACAACTGGAAAATATCCTCCAGCCCAGATTCTGTGCCAAGCGAAACCATTCGATGTAGGGAATTATACGATATATTTAAATGGCATCACAATTAAG CCATCCTTCCGTAGCCCAAGATTTTACTTAAATGCTGATCATCAAAAGCTCTGGTTTGGATCCTACCTTAGCTACCAACTGCAGCTATACGTCGAAGTTTTCTTCTCAACCAcaaat AAAACACAGACGCAGAAAACGCAGACCAACTTGGAGAAGTACAATAAAACGAAATGTGCCAAATATTGGCCGGAGAATGTTAACGACTCGACACAGTATGGAGAGCTGGGCAATGCTTTTACTTCCGATAGCTACTATGCCGATTATATAGTGCGAAATTTGAAG GTGACAAAACGATCTATCAACTCAGCTGGCGAAGATGTAGAAGACAATCGATACATCTCTTAG
- the LOC129740679 gene encoding uncharacterized protein LOC129740679 isoform X3, with translation MDSYIFNEKTFKIDCFNFCTSSDNLNNCNFSAQKFNNTSLRLATEDRLKNMGLKEGPILLVLDIIGKTKAKNSTCTEQLNTENISEIRIKLEKHAKFAQQVLYAKLDKQLPLLRKEMCEMVRILCWRWKNRVISKDYPKTVELEEMARKIIQEFPYLQNYAENSEMAFFSRNSGKGRGQPHSGIIYNHFRNLCHGIPKQHKKFPRSSNTITVTEEVVSIAINLAVMEGMPENITYIKEDMVKCLPLLQNLIVRKKKPKSISETLPHLLGFGGEIIVDMFSIMNPSYNKHANLNSVCAKGLLFKPTSFGRVKDGNLRGALRIWLTLNCQGINRKIYDGDIEEQLAQAFITWTGEDAMATLEMLGRYEAIFLTTGKYPPAQILCQAKPFDVGNYTIYLNGITIKVEAILP, from the exons ATGGATTCTtacatttttaacgaaaaaacttttaagattgattgttttaatttttgcacaTCATCTgataatttaaacaattgtaatttttcagcgcaaaaattcaacaacacTTCGTTGAGGCTAGCAACCGAAGACCGCTTAAAAAATATGGGATTGAAGGAAGGGCCGATTCTCCTTGTACTGGACATAATAGGGAAAACAAAAGCCAAAAATTCAACATGTACAGAACAATTGAATACTGAAAACATCTCCGAAATCCGAATAAAGCTAGAGAAGCATGCCAAATTCGCCCAACAGGTTCTGTACGCAAAACTGGATAAACAGCTGCCGCTCCTACGCAAAGAGATGTGCGAGATGGTTCGCATCTTGTGTTGGAGGTGGAAAAACCGAGTTATTTCTAAAGA CTATCCAAAAACTGTCGAACTGGAGGAAATGGCTCGCAAAATTATCCAGGAGTTTCCATATTTGCAGAACTATGCAGAAAACAGCGAAAtggcatttttttcaagaaatagtGGCAAAGGGCGTGGTCAGCCGCATTCTGGTATAATCTACaatcattttagaaatttatgcCATGGAATaccaaaacaacataaaaaatttcctCGTTCATCCAACACAATAACGGTTACAGAAGAAGTTGTCAGTATAGCCATAAACCTTGCAGTGATGGAAGGAATGCCTGAAAATATCACTTATATAAAAGAAGACATGGTGAAGTGTTTGCCATTACTACAAAATTTGatcgttcgaaaaaaaaaaccaaaatcaattTCGGAAACCTTACCGCACCTTCTCGGATTTGGGGGTGAAATA ATTGTTGACATGTTTTCGATAATGAATCCCTCATACAATAAACACGCAAACCTTAACAGTGTTTGTGCTAAGGGGCTACTGTTCAAGCCGACTAGCTTCGGTCGGGTCAAAGATG GTAATTTAAGAGGAGCTTTACGCATCTGGCTAACCTTGAACTGTCAAGGAATCAACCGTAAAATTTATGATGGCGATATTGAGGAGCAGTTAGCGCAAGCATTCATCACATGGACTGGA gaGGATGCAATGGCTACCCTTGAGATGTTGGGAAGGTATGAAGCCATATTCCTTACAACTGGAAAATATCCTCCAGCCCAGATTCTGTGCCAAGCGAAACCATTCGATGTAGGGAATTATACGATATATTTAAATGGCATCACAATTAAGGTAGAAG CCATCCTTCCGTAG